GGGTGAAAGATGGTCATATCAGACGACACGCCATATGCGTCGAAAAGCAACACAGGTGAAAAACTGCCATATGCGTCGTCAGCAAGTAGGCGAGCTAATAAATATTAAAGGAAGAGCAGCTTGTGGAGTACCAGTCAATCATTTTGTGCATTCAGAAAGTACATTTCCTGAAAATTATTAACGACTGAAAATTATTGCAAGCAAAGGAGCAGCAACTTGTTCAACAAAGTTCCTGCACAACTTCCTAAACAAATTTCCATACACCACATAGTACTAACAACAGCAGTATTGGTCCTTAACCCAGCCTAAACAAAGTTACAGGTCCAGAGCTGCACTTGTGCCATATCTAACATCACTACTACCACTACCACTTCCCCATTGATCCACAAGAGCTTGCTCCATTAACTTGAGAATGATAAACACTGGAAACACCAGCTCAGTGCTCCTGACCAGCACAAGCTGCTTCCATTGCTGCATAAATGCAAGAAAATCACAACATCAAAACAAATGATTGATGAACCAGGCTTTTCCTTACTCACTGATCACAAGGACCGAGAATAAATATGGACATGTACTCCAGTCCAGAGGAACATCTCTCTTTCTTTAGCACACGTGTCCTCATGTGTAAAATTACTACTTGCCAAGAAACATATTTTCATTTCATGTTGCCAGGTGCCACTAAAAGATCGTAACAAGGAATTGTATacatgattatatatatatatgcacaTAGGTAGTAGCACGTACCTGGTATGTAGAAGCTCATGTAGGGAAAGATTTTTCTGCAAAGACGAGACACCGGCCTGACTCGCCCTGACTCGAGATCAACCATATAAGAACCAGCACGTGCTATCACAAAAATGATTTGGGTGCCCTCAGCGATGCCACTGATCCTCCTGAATACCCTCCTCCTGAATTCCAATGTTAGGGACATGGCATCAACAGGGAGCAGCGCCTCAAGATCAATTATCCTGAGTTTTGCCCATCCCATGGCTCCCTTGGGTCCGGCCTCCCTCGACCAAAGGGTTAGATTTGCGGCATCCACCACAGCAGCGAATCCCAGCAGACCGCCTTGCGTCGCCATGAGAGTCCCTTTGCCATCGATCGGCTTCTCGAACATTGACAGGCAGAGTGTACCAAGTTGGCACTCGATGATGCCACCAAGGTTGAAGTAGAGTGCATCACCCACAAGGACGCTAGGCGCAGCCAAATTGGTAAATCTGAGATTGGGGTGATGAAGAGAGGTGAGGTCGCTCCACACGCGAGTCTCCGACGAGTAGAGCCAGCCCGATGTGACCTCTTGGACATCATTGGTGGTCACGACGGCCAGACGGAAGTGACCTCCTTGGCAACCGTGGTGGTCGCAGCCTTGTGCGGCGCCGGCGCAGAACACCGCCGCACTGAATCTGACCGAGTAAGTATAGGGGGAGGACACGAGGCGCTGGTGGCCCGTCAGAGGGTCCAAGACCATGAGGGATTTGTCCCAGGTGCGGTCGAAGAGGGCGCGGCCGTGGCGGCAGTCCATGGGAAGCCAATCGGGATGGTCGGGCTGGGCAGGGAAGAGGGCGGAGGTGGGAACGAAGCGGGACCCCGGTCGGAAGAGCCAGTCGGCCCGTTGGAAGAGACCCAGGACGGGAGGCGTTCCGTGGAACTTGCGGTAGCGGCGGCGAAAGCCCACATCGGCGAGGATGCGGCGCCAGGGTTTGCAGACAGCGGAGGCTTGTGCGAGGCAGGCGGGCTCGTCCGGTGGAAGGCGGAAAAATACCTCCTCGACGAGCTCCGTCGGAAGGCGGAGGAAGAGATCCTCTGCGAGCTCGCCCATCGGCGCCGGCGGCGCGCGGAGGCGAGGGTTTGGATGGGAAAGGGTGTGCTCGTTGGATAGCTACTACACGGTTCGGTTTGGccagttttcttttctttctttttgcgATTTGAGCTGCCTTCATTTGAAAAAAAAAGAGACGGGTTCCTTTTTTTATCAAACACGGTACAGACGCAGTCCTTGAGATTGAGAAAGTCGCCAAAGACGTCTTCTTTAGTCGACTAGAATGTTTTCTCCCACATAACATCACGAGAGTTGAACTCCGGTGAAAAAAGGATACCACTGTCATCATGACCATCCAACCACAGCCATAGTCTGCCGTGCCTTGGCTCTTCGGTACGATATATCGGATAGCAAAATATGTTTTTTAGGGTGAAAGAAATTTACTTCGTGATAATAGGATTTATTTTTATTTAAAATATATCTCTACTCTTAATGTCTCGCTTTGTATGTCGTTTCGTTCGCTCGCATCACTGGTTCTGTCCCACATTTATTCGCATACAACTTTCACATTCACTAATGATTTATTTCAAGGTTGTGCAACATGCATCTTTGTAGTGGTGGAAGCATTTTTTGTAGGGCGATAAATTCAATTTTTAGTGAATTGAAACATCAATGTTCTAGTTTAATTGAGACGACTTCTTGTTTGATGGGACATTTCTCTTATCTACGTCTCCATGCTACGTGAACAGTTTTTTTGTGCAATGGATTGCTTTCTTCATATTTAAAGTACTTCTTGATTCGAAGAAACTACATGAGCTGTAACAAAAAAGCCATTGAggaaaatatttttgaaatataGTGGATCCATCCTATGTTGTGTCGACCCAATCCACCATTGTCCATTGCCACGTACCAATCCAAAGGAAACGCACGGCGAGAGCATGGATGGTGGAGTGAAGCTTCTTCAAGGATTACAACACCCCAACGATTGCAAGAGAGCTGCCACTTCTATGGATTGAAACATGTAGTTAAGCTAAAACCAATGTGCAACCGGATGTTTCTACATGAAGGCTTATGTGTACCCAAAAAAGGAAGCGCTCTTCACTTGCAGCAAAGCCGAGAAAAAGTTGATGCACTAATACTCTTCAGTCTCCATGTTTCAGTCACTCAGACGCACATTGCAAAACCAAGCATAATAGGCTGATCCTGTGGCATATGAGTTTGATTTCAACTTCAAGCATTTCTCCAGCAATGCTGAGAAATTCAACCGTCGTCGTCAGTGGTGGAGTATTCATACCACATCAGGTTCTGCCAGTCCAGTATGTTCCGATGGCTACTACCAGTATTACCCGCAACACATGATCTGCTTGTGTGTTATCGACCCCACACGACATTCATCTGCTTAGCAAAATGCCTATGCAGTACCACTGCTCCGCAGGGTTAAGGATTGACAGGATCATATAAGAACCGGAAGAAAGGATTCAGAAAAACACAGCACAAACGAGAAACTTTTGGGCAATTCTTGGGCTACCGTttttttttttggtatttttgaaaTATATCTTAGCACAAAGGAGATACTTTTCGAAGAATATTTTTTTGGTGGCGGATAGGGTTTAGTCTGGGATCAAAATCTGCTCTTACATGGCTTTTATACCCCAGGGTACGGTCACAATACTCCTACCAACTGAAGCAAAAGAGGTGAAGTTGGACGCGCGGAAACGGTGACAAAGCCAGTGCTCTAATTGACGGAATTGAACTTGGGCCGTTGGATGCTGCTTGGACGTCCAAGATTAGAAGATAGCACCCACTCTCTCCATTGTCTGAATCTGAACAGTGGGTGTTTAACTGAAGAAATAGCTCCAGTTTCTGATGAAAGGAAACAACAGGGGATTTGCTGTGTGCTAGGGCCTAAAAATGTAACTGTTTATAACTACTctctccgtcccataatataagagtgttttttacactagtgtggtgtcaaaaatgctcttatattatgggacagagggagtgaCACATGTCTGGACCTGATATTTTTCTAGATCAAGTGAGACCCTGCTCATCAGAAAGTACCTAGATGATATTCAGGTCCTCCCATAGAAAACCATCTTTGCGTCGCGCTGGTGTCAGCGTATTTCACAAAATGACTGAAGAGATCTTTAAAAACTGCAAGCAGGGAAGCAACAACTTCCTAACGAAGTTCGGAAACCCAAAACTAACACCAGCAGCTACATCACAGATGCAGAGCACAGAAGCAACAAGTTACTAAGCAAAGTTCCACGCACCAATGCTAAGACCAGCAGTATTGGTCCTTAACCCAACTTACACAGAGTTCCTACAGATCCAGAGCTGTACTTGGGCCATACCTAACATCACTACTACCACCTCCCCTTTGATCCAAAAGTACTTGCTCTAGCAGCAACTCGAGCTTTGCCAAAGAACTTCAAGCACCAGCTCACTGCCCCTGGCCGGCTGCTTCCATTGCTGCAGAAATCACTACCGGACTCGCGGTCTATGCCTACGGCcaagggccgtcggcataggtcatttgccgtcggcatagatctatgcctacggctgccgtcggcatagaccCGTCGGCGTAGATATCGTCAGCGTAGTCTTGTCAGACTGTCGGCGTAgtatagccgtcggcatagggacctatgccgacggccggTGTCAGCCGTCGGCAGTGTTTTTCCGTCTGACGGCAACGGACGGCGCCATCAAA
This DNA window, taken from Triticum urartu cultivar G1812 unplaced genomic scaffold, Tu2.1 TuUngrouped_contig_2239, whole genome shotgun sequence, encodes the following:
- the LOC125526900 gene encoding uncharacterized protein LOC125526900, with amino-acid sequence MGELAEDLFLRLPTELVEEVFFRLPPDEPACLAQASAVCKPWRRILADVGFRRRYRKFHGTPPVLGLFQRADWLFRPGSRFVPTSALFPAQPDHPDWLPMDCRHGRALFDRTWDKSLMVLDPLTGHQRLVSSPYTYSVRFSAAVFCAGAAQGCDHHGCQGGHFRLAVVTTNDVQEVTSGWLYSSETRVWSDLTSLHHPNLRFTNLAAPSVLVGDALYFNLGGIIECQLGTLCLSMFEKPIDGKGTLMATQGGLLGFAAVVDAANLTLWSREAGPKGAMGWAKLRIIDLEALLPVDAMSLTLEFRRRVFRRISGIAEGTQIIFVIARAGSYMVDLESGRVRPVSRLCRKIFPYMSFYIPAMEAACAGQEH